In candidate division KSB1 bacterium, one DNA window encodes the following:
- a CDS encoding PorV/PorQ family protein, with the protein MKKYVAYILAMLLPPMSVLGIERVGTTSFQFLKIPVGVRGIGMGNAFVAGAVDASAVYWNPAGLGWATRKEILLTHLNLPADIKYDNVALLLPVSTAIGSFGLNIGVLHMDDLVVRTPSRPEGTGELFTASDIAVGLSYSRQVSNRFTFGVQVRYIREELANYVSSGVSFDAGLQYQTDFRSLRLGMVIQNFGADTKFDGSFLDYRTASTTGGQPRRQDFDSAPLPMTFKTGVLADLETMTGVDLGESVKGNLAAQFEHPPDNKERLNGGLELTFNERFSLRGGYNFNYDTDGFTLGFGVNVPFSAERNVLRVDYAYADLGNLTDTSSFMNQPHRFSLSFQF; encoded by the coding sequence ATGAAAAAATACGTGGCATATATTCTGGCCATGCTCCTCCCGCCGATGAGCGTGCTTGGGATTGAGCGGGTGGGCACCACTTCGTTTCAGTTTTTGAAGATTCCGGTGGGGGTGCGCGGCATTGGCATGGGCAACGCCTTTGTTGCAGGCGCGGTCGACGCCTCGGCGGTCTACTGGAATCCCGCCGGTTTGGGTTGGGCAACCAGGAAGGAGATCCTGCTCACCCACCTCAATCTGCCGGCAGACATCAAATATGACAATGTGGCGCTGCTGCTGCCGGTTTCCACTGCCATCGGCTCGTTTGGTTTGAATATCGGCGTGTTGCACATGGATGATCTCGTGGTGCGCACGCCCTCGCGGCCGGAGGGCACCGGGGAGCTGTTCACGGCCTCCGACATCGCGGTGGGTCTGTCTTACTCCCGCCAGGTGAGCAACCGCTTCACCTTCGGCGTGCAGGTACGCTACATTCGCGAAGAGCTGGCCAATTATGTCTCCAGCGGCGTGAGCTTCGATGCCGGTCTGCAATATCAAACCGACTTCCGCTCGCTGCGCCTGGGCATGGTGATTCAAAACTTCGGCGCCGACACCAAATTCGACGGCAGCTTCCTGGATTATCGCACCGCCAGCACCACCGGCGGTCAGCCGCGCCGCCAGGATTTTGACTCCGCGCCGCTGCCCATGACCTTCAAAACCGGCGTGCTAGCAGACCTGGAGACAATGACGGGCGTGGACCTGGGTGAGAGCGTGAAAGGCAACCTCGCCGCCCAATTCGAACATCCGCCGGACAACAAGGAACGTCTGAATGGCGGTCTGGAGCTGACCTTCAACGAGCGTTTCTCCCTCCGCGGTGGCTACAATTTCAATTATGATACCGACGGCTTCACGCTGGGCTTTGGCGTCAACGTACCGTTCAGTGCCGAGCGGAACGTCCTGCGGGTGGATTACGCCTACGCCGATCTCGGCAATCTTACGGACACCAGCTCGTTCATGAATCAGCCGCACCGCTTTTCGCTGTCGTTTCAGTTTTGA
- a CDS encoding GWxTD domain-containing protein: protein MDLPVRSRGELRFYLDTASFRGPAGRTRQEFYTEIALEQLSFRPAPQGLQSDFQTSVVIADTAGNILLRDEWKQSLSARRPEELAGRMLPNQFELLLAPGVYDLTLTLTDLHSRKQGHAALRFQAHAIPTDTLALSDLQLATSIRVDSTGGKFAKHGFNVMPHASATFSSSLPLLYFYFEIYNLAAADSYAVQYAIRNARGAALRTLPAKHARQPGTSSVEVGALHAASLPDSVCVLSVQVADRHSGAVATHTKTFYVGGRTAAEERDSLIARLPEREFQRHLAEMQYLLSDADREMLKSLSPVLQRAYVSQIWRRLDPVPETPVNEFREEYFRRVQYANEQFTAGFSAGWQTDRGRVAIKFGIPNEVERFPARTHSKPYEVWTYFQEGRKQFIFADLDGFGKYELIYSSDERELTRPDWKSLIGVR, encoded by the coding sequence GTGGATTTGCCTGTTCGCAGTCGGGGGGAGTTGCGCTTTTATCTGGATACCGCCTCCTTCCGTGGCCCGGCGGGCCGGACGCGGCAGGAGTTTTACACCGAAATTGCCCTGGAGCAATTGTCCTTTCGTCCGGCGCCGCAGGGATTGCAAAGTGATTTTCAGACTTCGGTGGTGATCGCGGATACCGCCGGGAATATTTTACTGCGTGACGAATGGAAGCAATCCCTCAGCGCACGCCGCCCGGAGGAGCTGGCAGGACGCATGCTTCCCAATCAATTCGAGCTGTTGCTGGCACCCGGGGTCTACGATCTCACCCTCACTCTCACCGATTTGCATTCCCGAAAACAGGGGCACGCTGCCCTGCGATTTCAGGCACACGCCATTCCCACGGACACACTGGCGCTCAGCGATCTGCAGTTGGCCACCAGCATCCGGGTGGACAGCACCGGCGGCAAGTTTGCCAAGCACGGTTTCAACGTCATGCCGCATGCCAGCGCCACGTTCAGCAGCAGCCTGCCCCTGCTCTATTTTTATTTCGAGATTTACAATCTTGCGGCGGCGGACAGTTATGCAGTGCAGTACGCCATCCGCAATGCCAGGGGGGCGGCTCTTCGCACCCTGCCGGCAAAGCATGCCCGCCAGCCGGGAACCTCCAGCGTTGAAGTCGGCGCCCTTCACGCCGCTTCGTTGCCGGATTCGGTTTGCGTATTGTCGGTGCAGGTGGCGGATCGCCACAGCGGCGCGGTGGCAACCCACACCAAAACGTTTTATGTCGGCGGGCGTACTGCAGCGGAGGAGAGGGATTCATTGATTGCCCGCCTGCCGGAGCGTGAGTTCCAGCGGCATCTCGCAGAGATGCAGTATCTGCTGAGCGATGCCGACAGGGAGATGTTGAAATCACTGTCGCCGGTGTTGCAGCGCGCTTATGTCAGCCAGATTTGGCGGCGCCTGGATCCGGTGCCGGAGACCCCTGTCAATGAATTTCGCGAAGAATATTTTCGGCGGGTGCAATATGCCAATGAGCAATTCACCGCGGGCTTCAGCGCCGGCTGGCAAACTGATCGCGGCCGAGTGGCGATCAAGTTCGGCATTCCCAATGAAGTCGAACGCTTTCCGGCGCGCACGCACAGCAAGCCGTATGAAGTCTGGACTTATTTTCAAGAAGGTCGCAAGCAATTCATTTTCGCCGACCTCGATGGCTTTGGCAAATATGAATTGATCTACTCGAGCGACGAGCGGGAATTGACCCGCCCCGATTGGAAGAGCTTGATTGGAGTGCGTTGA
- a CDS encoding T9SS type A sorting domain-containing protein → MRKLFTAMLCLSFALTAFAGTGARHFLHKIDKARQPQMIRGDEPIPAAKTTRALHKTNAIGPGVLLMESTYDYGSNGGVLSNIVDYGDGTLAIGRMGATDAGTNDRGTYFSYFDGTSWSPMTKVEQVRRGWSSISALADGRSVTVSHIANEVNVDALKGLGIWTSTITGNISAASDQWPRLTVDGKDNIIICSTTNATVPPVTGVRLIKSVAVSRDQGATWSFQFLWPDTTTRTPAFSADDQDIASQGDNVAVVVAETGNDIHLWTSSDNATTWTYQNLTNNPTTLPPGTSADLPAGSCDVIYDKNGNLHIFWETYTGLPDSAGTGIDLYESTSAGIYHWSAATGITEVVDFSDIPGSDQEINVFAGGLGAFQQHNIDGNVVCQPSAGVDADNNLYLLFASFRPNDVDPDSAHYTDIYAIGSADGGANWGPVLNVTDSPQAEDTWASLAVDVGDSLRFVYSSDGSTGNSIQGDGVAPTNYLYHAVPKSKVVLTSVNDRPVSGVPASFALHQNFPNPFNPATTLTFEVAKPAEVNLSVFDVHGRLVATLVNGLVQAGKHTLTWKPAKNLSSGVYFAKLQSDGFSQVTKMTLMK, encoded by the coding sequence ATGCGTAAACTTTTTACCGCCATGCTGTGTTTGAGCTTTGCCTTGACAGCATTTGCGGGTACGGGCGCCCGGCACTTTTTGCACAAAATTGACAAGGCCAGGCAGCCACAAATGATTCGCGGGGATGAACCGATCCCGGCTGCGAAAACCACCCGGGCGCTGCACAAGACCAACGCGATCGGGCCGGGGGTCTTGTTGATGGAGTCAACCTACGACTACGGCTCCAATGGCGGTGTGCTTTCCAATATCGTTGACTATGGGGATGGCACCCTGGCAATTGGCCGCATGGGCGCCACCGATGCAGGTACCAATGATCGCGGCACGTACTTTTCCTATTTTGATGGGACCTCCTGGTCGCCGATGACCAAGGTTGAGCAGGTGCGCCGCGGCTGGTCGAGCATTTCCGCGCTGGCGGATGGCCGCAGCGTGACCGTTTCCCACATTGCCAACGAAGTGAACGTTGATGCGCTCAAGGGACTCGGCATCTGGACCAGCACCATCACCGGCAACATCAGCGCCGCTTCGGATCAGTGGCCCCGCTTGACCGTGGATGGCAAAGATAACATCATCATTTGTTCCACCACCAACGCCACGGTACCACCGGTCACTGGCGTTAGGCTGATCAAAAGCGTCGCCGTCTCCCGTGATCAGGGTGCAACCTGGTCTTTCCAATTCCTGTGGCCCGACACCACCACCCGGACGCCCGCATTCAGCGCCGATGATCAGGATATTGCCAGCCAGGGCGACAATGTCGCGGTGGTGGTGGCGGAAACCGGCAACGACATTCATCTGTGGACCAGCTCGGACAATGCCACGACCTGGACCTACCAGAATTTGACCAATAACCCGACCACGCTGCCCCCCGGCACTTCGGCGGATTTGCCGGCCGGTTCTTGCGACGTGATTTATGACAAGAACGGCAATCTCCACATTTTCTGGGAGACCTATACCGGTCTGCCGGACTCGGCCGGCACCGGCATTGATCTCTATGAAAGCACCTCGGCCGGCATTTACCATTGGAGCGCGGCAACGGGCATCACGGAAGTTGTCGATTTCAGCGACATTCCGGGCTCCGACCAGGAGATCAATGTGTTTGCGGGCGGTCTCGGCGCCTTCCAGCAACACAACATCGACGGCAATGTTGTCTGCCAGCCTTCCGCCGGTGTTGATGCCGACAACAATCTGTATTTGCTGTTCGCCAGCTTCCGGCCCAATGACGTTGATCCAGACAGTGCGCATTACACCGACATTTATGCCATTGGCTCGGCGGACGGGGGTGCGAACTGGGGCCCAGTGCTCAACGTGACCGACAGTCCGCAGGCGGAAGATACCTGGGCTTCGCTGGCGGTCGATGTGGGTGACAGTCTGCGTTTTGTCTATTCCTCCGATGGCAGCACCGGCAATAGCATTCAGGGCGATGGTGTGGCACCGACCAACTACCTCTACCATGCCGTACCGAAAAGCAAGGTTGTGCTCACCAGCGTGAACGATCGCCCGGTCTCCGGCGTGCCGGCTTCGTTTGCGCTGCATCAGAATTTTCCGAACCCGTTCAATCCTGCCACCACCCTCACCTTCGAAGTCGCCAAACCGGCGGAAGTGAACCTGAGCGTCTTTGACGTGCATGGCCGGCTGGTGGCCACGCTGGTGAATGGCCTGGTGCAGGCGGGCAAGCATACGCTCACCTGGAAACCCGCAAAGAACCTCTCTTCCGGCGTTTACTTCGCCAAGTTGCAGAGCGACGGTTTCTCCCAGGTGACGAAGATGACGCTGATGAAGTAG
- a CDS encoding TonB-dependent receptor: MRNARLGSVMVILTMLLVGAAAVFAGTTGKIAGKVIDKETGFPLPSATVILVGTTLGAATDINGEYYILNIPPGVYDVKASIIGYTAVVEKGVRVSADLTTTKNFALSSETLQLGDVVEVIAERPLIQKDVTASSKVSTSDQIQSLPITTVNDAVALSAGAQGQGNNLHMRGGRAGEVAYLVDGVSIEDPQTRTIGLTVGRSALSELQIISGGFNAEYGNAQSGIILLNTQEGKREYSGHVFMQTDHFGDSGLGESAQNFDWLEASLGGPEPITTNLLPQLGLKIPGYMTLFLQGETRLSDRASYHPDAMRRLNDKSVIKESPKLNTSEALRNETIFGSLLGLGGKRESVRNNWESKLLWQMAPNKKLTFGFRGNSDNTHGWTFRFARDVRELVAESHRLGISDLVDQDSDGRRDEELLDGIDNDGDGRIDEDTNLAPNYYLGDFAWGIDNDGDGRTDEEALNDLDDDGDGRKDEDLQPYDWKGYDHISRGEFRANQFTINWTHTLTSKTFYEVKFGRFHTFSGSLPKLGKDGRSRSSFEELDAWIAEYDRVLALYGQDRVPEFIEPYRGFGTPAERFTDLNGNGDYDAGEPFEDYDGDGLYDLNNDPDRRNANQNWFLEGATHPFRGQNINGGYWAADRAGFNKRSSTTYSLKFDLTSQITKNHQIKTGFEANYFELKNASRQLLGPYDGRGLFGNSYSVYPNWQAAYLQDKMEFSTAIVNLGVRFERFDQGEQVAYQDTSVGVPRFTIPKTKWSILPRVGFSFPVTDRDMFYFSYGHFFQRPQLTNVFNQVNQRIDSPNSIVGNPNLDPEQTIQYEFGIRRQVGLNTLFSITGFFKDIDNLLQIRQEFDAAGNTFYTYQNDTYGTVKGLELALQQRAGRFFSGDATYTFQVAKATHSDPRDTYDTLEIIDGVEFPADWDQRHRVVLNLDFHYGKGEGPKLGNFPLLENWNVNFLAQYATGMPYTPQTLSGATLVPLTNSKRYPETFNVDMRMRRFFNLTSGVRAGIIFEVQNLFNRLNPISPDDGGIVDAYRNLIGFSNSGTSRTRNYGGFANSAPNPAAWQNGRMIRIGFTTEF; encoded by the coding sequence ATGAGAAATGCGCGTTTAGGCAGTGTTATGGTCATCTTGACCATGCTTCTGGTGGGCGCCGCCGCAGTATTTGCCGGCACTACTGGAAAAATTGCTGGCAAGGTTATCGACAAGGAGACGGGTTTTCCGCTGCCTTCAGCCACTGTGATTCTGGTCGGCACGACTCTGGGTGCGGCCACTGACATCAATGGCGAATATTACATCCTGAACATCCCACCCGGGGTTTACGATGTCAAAGCTTCGATTATTGGTTACACCGCAGTGGTGGAAAAAGGGGTGCGGGTCTCGGCGGATTTGACAACCACCAAGAATTTCGCGCTGTCCTCCGAAACCCTGCAACTGGGCGATGTGGTCGAGGTCATTGCCGAACGGCCCCTGATCCAAAAGGATGTCACGGCCTCCTCGAAAGTTTCCACCAGCGATCAAATTCAGTCGCTGCCGATCACCACCGTGAATGATGCGGTGGCGCTGAGCGCGGGCGCGCAGGGGCAGGGCAACAACCTGCACATGCGCGGCGGTCGCGCCGGTGAGGTCGCCTATCTGGTGGACGGGGTGAGCATCGAAGACCCGCAAACGCGCACCATCGGGTTGACCGTCGGCCGCTCCGCGCTGAGCGAGTTGCAGATCATCTCCGGCGGTTTCAATGCGGAATACGGCAATGCGCAGTCGGGCATCATCCTGCTCAACACCCAGGAGGGGAAGCGCGAGTATTCCGGCCACGTTTTCATGCAGACCGACCACTTCGGCGACAGCGGCCTGGGCGAGAGTGCGCAAAACTTCGACTGGCTGGAAGCGAGTCTCGGTGGTCCAGAACCCATCACCACGAACCTGCTGCCGCAACTCGGCCTCAAGATCCCCGGTTACATGACGCTGTTCCTGCAGGGTGAAACCCGGCTCTCGGACCGTGCCAGTTATCATCCTGACGCCATGAGGCGGCTCAATGACAAGTCGGTGATCAAGGAGTCGCCCAAGCTCAACACCTCCGAGGCGCTGCGCAACGAAACCATCTTCGGCAGTCTGCTCGGCCTGGGTGGGAAGCGCGAATCCGTGCGCAACAACTGGGAATCCAAGCTGCTGTGGCAAATGGCGCCCAACAAGAAGTTGACCTTCGGTTTCCGCGGCAACTCCGACAACACGCATGGCTGGACCTTCCGCTTCGCCCGTGACGTGCGCGAGCTGGTGGCGGAAAGCCATCGTCTGGGCATCAGCGATCTGGTTGATCAGGACAGCGACGGCCGGCGGGATGAAGAGCTGCTCGATGGCATTGACAATGATGGCGACGGCCGCATCGACGAAGACACCAACCTCGCCCCCAATTACTATCTGGGCGACTTTGCCTGGGGCATCGACAACGATGGCGACGGCCGCACCGATGAAGAAGCCCTCAATGACCTCGATGATGACGGCGACGGCCGCAAGGATGAAGATTTGCAGCCTTATGACTGGAAGGGGTATGACCACATTTCGCGTGGGGAGTTCCGCGCCAATCAGTTCACCATCAATTGGACCCACACCCTCACCAGCAAAACCTTTTATGAGGTCAAATTCGGCCGCTTCCACACTTTCTCCGGCTCGCTGCCAAAGCTCGGCAAGGATGGCCGCTCCCGTTCCAGCTTCGAAGAGCTGGATGCCTGGATCGCGGAATATGACCGCGTCCTGGCGCTCTACGGCCAGGATCGCGTGCCGGAATTCATCGAGCCGTATCGCGGCTTTGGCACCCCGGCGGAACGCTTCACGGATTTGAATGGCAACGGCGACTATGATGCCGGTGAACCCTTTGAAGACTACGATGGCGACGGCCTGTATGATTTGAACAACGATCCCGACCGTCGCAATGCCAACCAAAACTGGTTCCTGGAAGGCGCCACCCATCCCTTCCGCGGCCAAAACATCAACGGCGGTTACTGGGCCGCCGATCGCGCCGGTTTCAACAAACGCTCCTCGACCACTTATTCTTTGAAGTTCGATCTCACCAGCCAGATCACCAAGAATCACCAGATCAAGACCGGCTTTGAAGCCAACTACTTCGAACTGAAGAACGCCAGCCGGCAGTTGCTCGGGCCTTATGACGGCCGCGGTCTGTTCGGCAACTCCTACTCCGTTTATCCCAACTGGCAGGCGGCTTACCTGCAGGACAAGATGGAGTTCAGCACGGCCATCGTGAATCTGGGTGTGCGTTTCGAGCGTTTCGATCAGGGCGAACAGGTTGCCTATCAGGACACTTCGGTGGGTGTGCCGCGCTTCACAATTCCCAAAACCAAGTGGAGCATTTTGCCGCGTGTCGGCTTCTCCTTCCCGGTCACTGATCGCGACATGTTCTACTTCAGCTACGGTCACTTCTTCCAGCGGCCGCAGTTGACCAATGTGTTCAACCAGGTCAACCAGCGCATCGACAGCCCGAACTCGATCGTCGGCAATCCCAATCTCGATCCCGAGCAGACCATTCAGTACGAATTCGGCATTCGCCGCCAGGTCGGTTTGAACACCCTGTTCTCCATCACCGGCTTCTTCAAGGACATCGACAACCTGCTGCAGATCCGCCAGGAGTTCGATGCGGCCGGCAACACCTTCTACACCTATCAGAACGACACCTACGGCACGGTGAAAGGTCTGGAGCTTGCGCTGCAACAGCGTGCCGGCCGTTTCTTTTCGGGGGATGCCACCTACACCTTCCAGGTGGCAAAGGCGACTCATTCCGATCCGCGCGACACCTATGACACGCTCGAAATCATCGACGGCGTGGAATTCCCGGCCGATTGGGATCAGCGCCATCGCGTGGTGCTGAATCTCGACTTTCACTACGGCAAGGGCGAGGGTCCGAAGCTGGGCAATTTCCCGCTGCTCGAGAATTGGAACGTGAACTTCCTGGCACAATACGCCACGGGCATGCCCTACACGCCCCAGACACTCAGCGGAGCCACGCTGGTGCCGCTCACCAACTCCAAGCGCTATCCCGAAACCTTCAATGTGGACATGCGCATGCGCCGGTTCTTCAACCTGACTTCCGGCGTACGGGCGGGCATCATTTTCGAAGTGCAAAACCTGTTCAACCGCCTCAATCCCATTTCCCCGGATGATGGCGGTATCGTGGATGCTTATCGCAACCTGATCGGTTTCAGCAACTCCGGCACTTCGCGCACGCGCAACTACGGTGGTTTCGCGAATTCGGCGCCGAATCCGGCGGCATGGCAAAACGGCCGCATGATTCGCATCGGGTTCACCACCGAATTCTAA
- a CDS encoding PorV/PorQ family protein yields MVAKKIVLLVCAALLPALAVRAQDRDLELRDTAGRGKVGTTGMQFLKIGVGARAVGLAESFVALANDASAIYYNPAGLTTLDKKAVLLSHVEWPADINYEFGAVILPLGGRGVLGVQIGMLTTGDMKITVPYQGWTGGYFNASDWVVGVTYASRLTNRFSFGGTVKYLREYISHEGASAVALDLGTLFDIGVRGLRFGMNISNFGPDARYFREQFSLPIDFRLGVIMDLYRNGSSRLVVTMQGNHPNDNVEQLAWGMEYSLKELVALRAGYRTNLELEKLDRVDEPFEGFSFGAGAAFGLSGVHARLDYAYSDFGFLTTAQRFSLALEF; encoded by the coding sequence ATGGTTGCGAAAAAAATTGTTCTGCTGGTGTGCGCGGCATTGCTGCCGGCGCTTGCCGTGCGGGCGCAGGATCGCGATCTGGAGTTGCGTGACACCGCCGGCCGCGGCAAAGTGGGCACCACCGGAATGCAGTTTCTCAAAATCGGGGTGGGGGCACGTGCTGTCGGCCTGGCGGAATCCTTTGTCGCGCTGGCCAATGATGCCAGCGCGATCTACTACAATCCCGCCGGCCTCACCACGCTCGACAAAAAAGCGGTGTTGCTGAGCCACGTGGAATGGCCGGCCGATATCAACTATGAGTTCGGTGCGGTCATTTTGCCGCTGGGGGGGAGGGGCGTGCTGGGCGTGCAGATCGGCATGCTCACCACCGGCGACATGAAAATCACCGTGCCCTATCAAGGCTGGACCGGCGGCTATTTCAATGCCAGCGACTGGGTGGTGGGGGTCACTTATGCGAGCCGCCTGACCAACCGTTTCTCCTTCGGCGGCACGGTGAAATACCTCCGCGAATATATCAGCCATGAGGGTGCGAGTGCGGTGGCACTCGATCTCGGCACGCTGTTCGACATCGGCGTGCGCGGCCTGAGATTCGGCATGAACATCAGCAATTTTGGCCCGGACGCCAGATACTTCCGCGAACAATTCTCCCTGCCCATCGATTTCCGTCTGGGTGTAATCATGGATCTCTATCGCAACGGGTCCAGCCGTCTGGTGGTCACCATGCAGGGCAACCATCCCAATGACAATGTTGAACAGTTGGCTTGGGGGATGGAGTACAGCCTGAAAGAGCTGGTCGCGTTGCGTGCCGGGTATCGCACCAATTTGGAATTGGAAAAGCTCGACAGAGTCGATGAGCCGTTCGAGGGCTTTTCGTTCGGCGCCGGCGCCGCCTTCGGGCTTTCCGGTGTGCATGCCCGTCTCGATTATGCCTATTCTGATTTTGGATTTCTCACAACGGCGCAACGCTTCTCGCTGGCGCTGGAGTTTTGA
- a CDS encoding ethylbenzene dehydrogenase-related protein, with product MMSWPLGMAGLFLGCGSGELPTAVQQPQELYAPFVKQGPVLDGRALDAVWQKATGYRVFLDAKSGGVNLPAEGLLVDFKAVWWQETQIDTARQDTLNVIYVGFLATWPDASKSLQRKTWTYNPAESRWVRNSQGSDWLFLYWHGLSKDTDIWLWDAATTNPMGYFQDMTLEGFQSGRTIQPYLLRVDGLNFYNDAGTSRNTWDENYDDNRTPRDLSDDRPRYAWKNDPATTPPGLPPVYSDASENRLFLLESEAAPLAGSAYATPQAAVTVPGHVLETPSGGSADIRCYGRHENGRWTLEFVRKATGSENSDIPFNPKARFFSQVFSVVLGNDTPMPFEDGATAFTITNTVQLTFQFVFEE from the coding sequence ATGATGAGCTGGCCCCTGGGGATGGCGGGGTTGTTCCTGGGTTGCGGCAGCGGGGAATTGCCCACTGCGGTGCAACAGCCTCAGGAACTTTACGCCCCTTTTGTCAAGCAGGGCCCGGTGCTCGATGGCCGTGCGCTTGATGCGGTTTGGCAGAAGGCCACGGGCTACCGGGTTTTCCTCGATGCCAAAAGCGGCGGGGTGAATCTGCCGGCGGAGGGTCTGCTGGTCGACTTCAAAGCGGTGTGGTGGCAGGAAACCCAAATCGACACCGCGCGGCAGGACACCTTGAATGTGATTTATGTCGGCTTTCTGGCAACCTGGCCGGATGCCAGCAAGAGTTTGCAGCGCAAAACCTGGACCTACAATCCCGCCGAGTCGCGCTGGGTGCGCAACAGTCAGGGTTCGGACTGGCTGTTTCTTTATTGGCATGGTCTCAGCAAAGACACCGACATTTGGCTGTGGGATGCCGCCACCACCAATCCCATGGGATATTTTCAGGACATGACGCTCGAGGGCTTTCAGAGCGGCCGCACGATCCAGCCGTATTTGCTGCGCGTCGACGGTTTGAATTTCTACAATGATGCCGGCACCAGCCGCAACACTTGGGATGAGAATTACGACGACAACCGCACCCCCCGCGACCTCAGCGATGACCGGCCGCGTTATGCCTGGAAAAATGATCCCGCGACGACGCCGCCGGGGCTGCCGCCGGTTTACTCCGATGCCAGTGAGAACAGACTGTTTCTGCTGGAGTCCGAGGCGGCGCCACTGGCCGGCAGCGCTTATGCCACACCCCAGGCTGCGGTGACGGTGCCCGGTCATGTGTTGGAGACGCCGAGCGGCGGCTCGGCTGACATTCGCTGTTACGGCCGCCACGAAAACGGCCGCTGGACGCTGGAGTTCGTGCGCAAGGCCACCGGCTCGGAGAACAGCGATATTCCGTTCAACCCCAAGGCGCGCTTTTTCTCGCAAGTCTTTTCGGTTGTATTGGGCAACGACACCCCGATGCCTTTTGAAGACGGGGCCACGGCCTTCACCATCACCAACACCGTGCAATTGACGTTTCAGTTCGTTTTCGAGGAATAA